From Hydractinia symbiolongicarpus strain clone_291-10 chromosome 11, HSymV2.1, whole genome shotgun sequence, the proteins below share one genomic window:
- the LOC130613560 gene encoding uncharacterized protein LOC130613560 — protein sequence MPRKLSNESSKRSLSDRSKTAKNIINMISGNSNDAFVKQTAAIMKKCDKEQRKQIIAEIHHVSIPAETAAAMKATLNLPWNLMRNISRWLATFDIKLASEKTTRQVADKWIGKGLVAELAPLTRKFSSSNKQLVVDPKPWVYLYNVVGHILNRLTELSKNNQLVHHSFIPDDEIHVKIGGDHGDNSFKMSYQVANIRNPNRKENTTIFSIFEAKDSVTNLRICLERFKPQIRILQKQKWNNLKIRLFMYGDYEYLCAMYGISGANGRHCCLWCSIKTDQLCIPKFIRGSFPKRPCVLDIPLRTTRVKTACLDFCLYEPFNKPNSSTSKMRWFKDDKKTTIPFAWFLMKFLENIPCVCLIFKSCTLDCETRIEETWIDDFNTATFFEIHRFASAYYHHVLIKI from the exons ATGCCAAGAAAGTTATCAAATGAAAGTAGTAAAAGAAGCTTATCTGATCGGAGCAAAACAGctaaaaatataatcaacatgATTTCAGGAAATTCAAATGATGCATTTGTGAAACAAACAGCTGCGATCATGAAAAAATGTGACAAGGAGCAGCGAAAACAAATAATCGCAGAAATCCATCATGTCTCCATTCCAGCTGAGACTGCTGCCGCCATGAAAGCCACCTTGAATTTGCCATGGAACCTTATGCGAAATATTTCCCGATGGCTTGCCACTTTTGACATCAAACTTGCAtctgaaaaaacaacaagacaggTTGCAGACAAGTGGATAGGGAAAGGGCTTGTTGCTGAGCTAGCTCCTCTAACTCGAAAATTTAGTAGTAGTAATAAGCAGCTTGTTGTAGATCCCAAGCCTTGGGTATACCTTTACAATGTTGTAGGTCATATATTAAACCGGTTAACAGAACTGAGTAAAAATAATCAATTAGTTCATCACTCATTTATACCGGATGATGAAATACATGTTAAAATTGGTGGTGACCATGGTGATAACAGTTTCAAAATGAGCTATCAAGTGGCAAATATTAGAAACCCTAATCGCAAAGAAAATACGACCATCTTCAGCATATTTGAGGCAAAGGATTCCGTGACAAATTTAAGAATCTGCTTAGAAAGATTTAAACCACAAATTAGGATTCTACAAAAACAGAAGTGGAATAATTTGAAGATCCGTCTCTTTATGTATGGAGATTACGAGTATTTATGTGCTATGTATGGAATTAGTGGGGCAAATG gCCGTCACTGTTGTCTCTGGTGCAGCATAAAGACTGACCAACTTTGCATCCCAAAATTTATTCGTGGATCTTTTCCAAAAC GGCCATGTGTCCTTGAt ATTCCGCTTCGAACCACCCGTGTTAAAACTGCCTGTTTAGATTTTTGCCTGTACGAACCTTTTAATAAACCAAACTCGTCAACAAGTA AAATGCGTTGGTTTAAAGACGATAAAAAG ACCACTATCCCCTTTGCTTGGTTTCTTATGAAATTCTTAGAAAATATTCCATGTGTCTGTCTTATTTTTAAATCCTGTACTCTAGATTGTGAAACACGAATAGAAGAAACCTGGATTGATGATTTCAACACTGCAACGTTCTTTGAA ATACATAGATTTGCATCAGCATATTACCATCATGTGCTTATAAAGATTTGA